From Scatophagus argus isolate fScaArg1 chromosome 2, fScaArg1.pri, whole genome shotgun sequence, a single genomic window includes:
- the LOC124067809 gene encoding Kv channel-interacting protein 2-like: MKSRSQDQSLSDSRELDRSYDPLTGNPPSKPIKKTIKQRFLKLLPCYRSGSSSTSNQRNIIDDAELSTVCYRPEGLDRLVEQTSFNKKELQVLYRGFKNECPSGVVNEETFKNIYSQFFPQGDSSMYAHFLFEAFDTNNNGSVSFEDFVISLSIILRGSITDKLNWAFNLYDLNKDGCITREEMTDIMHSIYNMMGKYTYPNMKDSAPKEHVDSFFQKMDRNNDGVVTIDEFLETCQKDENIMQSMHMFDNVI, from the exons atgaaatcCAGGAGTCAGGACCAGAGTTTGTCTGACTCCAGGGAGCTGGACAGATCTTACGACCCGCTTACAG GTAATCCACCATCCAAACCCATTAAAAAGACCATAAAGCAGCGGTTCCTCAAACTGCTCCCCTGCTATCGCTCTGGCTCCAGCTCTACATCTAATCAAA GAAATATCATCGATGATGCTGAACTGTCGACAGTGTGTTACAGACCAGAGGGGCTCGACCGACTCGTTGAGCAGACCAGCTTCAACAAGAAAGAGCTGCAGGTTCTCTATCGGGGATTCAAGAAT GAGTGTCCCAGTGGTGTGGTGAATGAAGagacttttaaaaacatctaCTCCCAGTTCTTCCCTCAGGGAG ATTCAAGTATGTACGCGCATTTCCTGTTCGAAGCGTTTGACACCAACAACAATGGCTCGGTCAGCTTTGAG GACTTCGTTATCAGTCTGTCCATCATCTTGAGAGGCTCCATCACTGATAAACTCAACTGGGCCTTTAATCTGTACGATCTCAATAAAGACGGCTGCATCACCAGAGAG GAGATGACAGATATCATGCACTCCATCTATAACATGATGGGGAAGTATACCTACCCCAACATGAAGGATAGTGCGCCCAAAGAGCACGTTGACAGCTTCTTccag AAAATGGACAGGAACAATGACGGAGTGGTCACCATCGATGAGTTCTTGGAGACATGCCAAAAG GATGAAAATATCATGCAGTCCATGCACATGTTTGACAATGTGATCTAA